Proteins encoded together in one Bradyrhizobium sp. CB82 window:
- the glpD gene encoding glycerol-3-phosphate dehydrogenase: protein MRLLERIFDLAIIGGGVNGCGIARDAVGRGNTVFLCEMNDLASGTSSWSTKLVHGGLRYLEYYEFRLVREALIEREILWGVAPHIIRPLRFVLPHHAGLRPAWLLRLGLFLYDHIGGRHLLPATRSVDLTKDEVGRPLIPNRYSRAFEYSDCFVDDARLVVLNARDAADKGAEIRTRTRAAEIRQSDGVWTVSMVDTITGARSMIRARALVNAGGPWVEDVLGRGAGVNARAKVRLVQGSHIVVKKLYGHDRAYMFQNADGRIIFVIPYQDDFTLIGTTDRDYDGDPAKVKATPEEIQYLCTAASEYLAKPVTPDEVVWTYSGVRPLYDDGASEAKAATRDYVFELDTPGGAPLLSIYGGKITTYRRLAEEALERLAPYLRSAKAREGWTGKWPLPGGDMDVSAVDALIADLQRGYPFLSVEHARRLARAYGTRAIKLLGDAKSAADLGQSFGATLTEREVRYLLNNEWAVTAEDIVWRRSKLGLRLSADQIAALDDWIASHAVSQSPLLEAGGRS, encoded by the coding sequence ATGCGTCTGTTGGAGCGTATTTTCGACCTCGCCATTATCGGAGGCGGTGTTAACGGTTGCGGCATCGCGCGCGATGCCGTCGGCCGGGGCAACACGGTTTTCCTGTGCGAAATGAACGATTTGGCGAGCGGGACATCGTCCTGGTCAACCAAGCTGGTCCATGGCGGCCTGCGCTACCTCGAATACTACGAGTTCCGCCTGGTCCGCGAGGCGCTGATCGAGCGCGAGATCCTCTGGGGCGTCGCGCCCCATATCATCCGTCCCCTGCGTTTCGTTTTGCCGCATCACGCCGGCCTGCGTCCGGCCTGGCTGCTCCGCCTCGGCCTTTTCCTCTACGACCATATCGGCGGCCGCCACCTGTTGCCGGCGACCCGTTCGGTCGATCTGACCAAGGATGAAGTCGGCCGTCCGCTGATCCCGAACCGCTATTCGCGCGCGTTCGAATATTCCGACTGCTTCGTCGATGACGCTCGCCTCGTCGTGCTCAACGCGCGCGATGCCGCCGACAAGGGCGCCGAGATCCGCACTCGCACCCGTGCCGCCGAAATCCGCCAGTCCGACGGCGTCTGGACCGTCAGCATGGTCGACACCATCACCGGCGCACGCTCGATGATCCGTGCCCGCGCGCTGGTCAACGCCGGCGGCCCCTGGGTCGAGGACGTGCTCGGCCGTGGCGCCGGCGTGAATGCCAGGGCAAAAGTGCGCCTGGTGCAGGGCTCGCACATCGTCGTGAAAAAACTCTACGGGCACGACCGCGCCTACATGTTCCAGAATGCGGACGGTCGCATCATCTTCGTCATTCCCTATCAGGACGACTTCACGCTGATCGGCACCACCGATCGCGACTATGACGGCGACCCCGCCAAGGTGAAGGCGACGCCGGAGGAGATCCAATATCTCTGCACCGCCGCTAGCGAGTATCTGGCCAAGCCGGTGACGCCCGACGAGGTCGTCTGGACCTATTCGGGCGTGCGTCCGCTCTATGACGACGGCGCGAGCGAAGCCAAGGCCGCGACCCGTGACTACGTGTTCGAGCTCGACACGCCCGGCGGCGCGCCGCTGCTCTCGATCTATGGCGGCAAGATCACGACCTACCGCCGCCTCGCCGAAGAAGCGCTCGAGCGCCTCGCGCCCTATTTGCGCAGCGCCAAGGCACGCGAGGGCTGGACCGGCAAATGGCCGCTGCCCGGCGGCGACATGGACGTGTCGGCCGTCGACGCGCTGATCGCGGACCTCCAGCGCGGCTATCCCTTCCTTTCCGTCGAGCATGCCCGCCGCCTGGCGCGGGCTTATGGCACCCGTGCCATCAAGCTCCTGGGCGACGCCAAATCGGCGGCCGATCTCGGCCAGTCCTTCGGCGCGACGCTGACGGAACGCGAGGTTCGCTATCTCTTGAACAACGAATGGGCAGTGACCGCCGAGGATATCGTCTGGCGGCGCTCCAAGCTTGGCCTGCGACTAAGTGCCGATCAGATCGCGGCACTCGACGACTGGATCGCCAGCCATGCCGTGTCGCAAAGTCCCCTGCTCGAAGCAGGAGGACGCTCATGA
- a CDS encoding DeoR/GlpR family DNA-binding transcription regulator, producing MTGLTHRQTEILNIARASGRVMVEELARRFEVSAQTIRKDLNDLCERRSLTRIHGGAIIASGVENLAYEARRFVAADEKKAIGAAAASLIPNGCSLFINIGTTTEEVASALTSHEDLLVITNNLNVAMLLYRHPRIEVVVAGGTVRRADGAVVGSTATQLIGQFKVDYAIIGASAIDEEGALLDFDYREVQVAQAIIANARSVMLVADSTKLRRSAPVRIAHISQIQTFVTDQELPERLATICHSKGIEVVEAMPKGLPDDDAATEPAQDSAPEAAPVVRLR from the coding sequence GTGACCGGATTGACCCATCGCCAGACCGAAATCCTCAACATCGCCCGCGCCTCGGGCCGGGTGATGGTCGAGGAACTCGCGCGCCGCTTCGAGGTGTCGGCGCAGACCATCCGCAAGGATCTCAACGATCTCTGCGAGCGCCGCTCGCTGACCCGCATCCATGGCGGCGCCATCATCGCCTCGGGCGTCGAAAACCTCGCCTATGAGGCGCGGCGCTTCGTCGCCGCCGACGAGAAGAAAGCGATCGGCGCTGCGGCGGCTTCGCTGATCCCGAACGGCTGCTCGCTCTTCATCAACATCGGCACCACGACGGAAGAGGTGGCAAGCGCGCTGACCTCGCACGAGGACCTGCTCGTCATCACCAACAATCTCAACGTTGCGATGCTGCTTTACCGCCATCCGCGCATCGAGGTGGTGGTCGCCGGCGGCACGGTGCGGCGCGCCGACGGGGCGGTGGTCGGCTCGACCGCGACGCAGCTCATCGGCCAGTTCAAGGTCGACTATGCCATCATCGGCGCGTCCGCGATCGACGAGGAGGGCGCGCTGCTCGACTTCGACTATCGCGAGGTGCAGGTGGCGCAGGCGATCATTGCAAATGCGCGCAGCGTCATGCTGGTCGCCGACTCCACGAAGCTGAGGCGCAGCGCACCGGTGCGTATCGCCCATATCAGCCAGATCCAGACCTTCGTCACCGACCAGGAATTGCCCGAGCGCCTCGCCACGATCTGCCACAGCAAGGGCATCGAGGTGGTGGAGGCGATGCCGAAAGGCTTGCCTGATGACGACGCGGCGACAGAGCCCGCACAGGATTCCGCCCCGGAAGCAGCGCCGGTGGTGCGGCTGAGGTAG
- a CDS encoding HAD-IA family hydrolase, translating into MSQARGQALLFDIDGTLADTDALHREAFNQVFGPRGHVFDHARFSKELQGFSNASIGERFLAEEAPERRAAILDEKEQIFRTLVAGQIKPVPGLMALLDKAEATGIPMVAVTNAPRLNAEMLLSGLGIMDRFKAIVIGDELPHGKPHPLPYLEGLRFAGAAAHASIAFEDSRSGIQSAAAAGIPTIGMRTSLSHDDLVAAGAVASAGAYDDEALMKLVAGVMKW; encoded by the coding sequence ATGTCGCAAGCCAGGGGCCAGGCGCTGCTGTTCGACATCGACGGCACGCTCGCCGACACCGACGCGCTGCATCGTGAAGCATTCAACCAGGTCTTCGGCCCGCGCGGTCATGTGTTCGACCACGCCCGGTTTTCGAAGGAGTTGCAGGGCTTCTCCAATGCGTCGATCGGGGAGCGGTTCTTGGCCGAGGAGGCGCCGGAGCGGCGCGCGGCCATCCTCGACGAGAAGGAGCAGATTTTCCGCACGCTGGTGGCCGGGCAGATCAAGCCGGTGCCGGGCCTGATGGCGCTGCTCGACAAGGCGGAGGCGACCGGCATTCCCATGGTCGCCGTCACCAATGCGCCGCGGCTGAATGCCGAGATGCTGCTGTCGGGTCTCGGCATCATGGATCGTTTCAAGGCGATCGTGATCGGCGACGAACTTCCGCACGGCAAGCCGCATCCGCTGCCTTATCTGGAAGGGTTGCGCTTCGCCGGTGCCGCTGCACATGCCTCGATTGCATTCGAGGATTCCCGTTCCGGGATTCAATCGGCCGCGGCCGCAGGCATCCCGACGATCGGCATGCGGACGTCGCTCAGTCACGACGATCTGGTCGCTGCCGGCGCCGTCGCCTCGGCCGGCGCCTATGATGACGAGGCGTTGATGAAGCTGGTCGCGGGCGTCATGAAGTGGTGA
- a CDS encoding nuclear transport factor 2 family protein: MTVNRRGLAVSALAMAALGAAPALAASADEEAVAKKVEAFRLAQIAANPEALGALCADELSYSHSSGKVEDKATFIANATDGKSKFLSIEYKDPTIKVVGPAAIVRFHWIAEQEMAADGKKVPTNLHILMNWQKQGDDWKLLSRAATKL, translated from the coding sequence ATGACCGTCAATCGGCGCGGACTGGCCGTCTCGGCCCTTGCAATGGCCGCTCTCGGCGCGGCTCCCGCGCTCGCCGCCTCAGCGGACGAAGAGGCGGTCGCGAAAAAGGTCGAGGCTTTTCGTCTCGCCCAGATCGCGGCAAATCCCGAGGCGCTCGGTGCGCTCTGCGCGGACGAATTGAGCTATAGCCATTCCAGCGGCAAGGTCGAGGACAAGGCGACCTTCATCGCCAACGCCACGGATGGGAAATCAAAATTCCTGTCGATCGAATACAAGGACCCGACGATCAAGGTCGTGGGCCCGGCCGCGATCGTGCGCTTCCACTGGATCGCCGAGCAGGAGATGGCGGCCGATGGGAAAAAAGTGCCGACCAACCTGCACATCCTGATGAACTGGCAGAAGCAGGGCGACGACTGGAAGCTGCTGTCGCGCGCGGCGACGAAGTTGTGA
- a CDS encoding acyl-CoA thioesterase: MPADTNANGDIFGGWLLSQMDVGGGVFASKVAKSRTVTVAIQAMNFRKAVYVGDLVSVYATLVRVGRSSLTVHLEAWALRRGEQHPFLVTDGNFTYVSIDDHGRPQTVSRTVPPVAT, encoded by the coding sequence ATGCCCGCCGACACCAACGCCAATGGTGACATCTTCGGCGGCTGGCTGCTCAGCCAGATGGACGTCGGTGGCGGCGTATTCGCCTCGAAGGTAGCGAAGTCGCGCACCGTGACGGTTGCGATCCAAGCGATGAATTTTCGTAAAGCGGTCTATGTCGGCGATCTCGTCTCGGTCTATGCCACGCTCGTGCGCGTGGGACGCAGCTCGCTCACCGTGCATCTCGAAGCCTGGGCGCTGCGCCGCGGAGAACAGCATCCGTTCCTCGTCACGGATGGCAACTTCACCTATGTCTCGATCGACGATCACGGTCGCCCGCAGACCGTCAGCCGCACCGTGCCGCCGGTCGCGACGTAA
- a CDS encoding fatty acid desaturase CarF family protein, which yields MPAIPFFKDATPREIRLMRFFVAANGAVVVFCAVYLVRHYFDVGLRRPWLMLALLAGYFVADFVSGAVHWGMETWFDERMLGRAVSIAREHHTHPSHVLLYGFLERSSFGSAPSAMVFGPIAVATSLLPVTALTYASMMVWFVVCLCMLFGMHFHNLAHRPARFAILRLAQRLHLVCPPAHHWIHHRQQTIHYCVVNGWANYPCDRLQLWRALERLISALTGAEPRADDLAWQIEFRQTGILTAPRRKGSEAEPVADTQPARYAGRLAAGGMP from the coding sequence TTGCCAGCGATTCCGTTTTTCAAGGACGCAACGCCACGCGAAATCCGCCTGATGCGTTTCTTCGTCGCCGCCAACGGCGCCGTCGTTGTGTTCTGTGCGGTCTATCTCGTCCGGCACTATTTTGACGTGGGCTTGCGCCGGCCGTGGCTGATGCTGGCGCTGCTCGCCGGCTATTTCGTCGCCGATTTCGTCTCAGGCGCCGTGCATTGGGGGATGGAAACCTGGTTCGACGAGCGCATGCTCGGCCGTGCCGTGAGCATCGCGCGCGAGCATCATACCCATCCGAGCCACGTCCTTCTCTATGGCTTTCTCGAACGGTCCAGTTTCGGCTCGGCGCCGAGCGCTATGGTGTTCGGTCCGATCGCGGTCGCGACTTCGCTGCTTCCTGTGACCGCGCTCACCTACGCGTCGATGATGGTCTGGTTCGTCGTCTGTCTCTGCATGCTGTTCGGCATGCACTTCCACAATCTCGCCCACAGGCCGGCCCGCTTCGCCATCCTGCGCCTTGCACAACGTCTGCATCTGGTGTGCCCGCCGGCGCATCACTGGATCCATCACCGGCAGCAGACCATCCACTATTGCGTCGTGAACGGCTGGGCGAATTATCCTTGCGATCGTCTCCAGCTGTGGCGCGCATTGGAGCGGCTGATCTCGGCGCTGACCGGCGCCGAGCCACGCGCCGATGATCTGGCCTGGCAAATCGAGTTTCGGCAGACTGGAATCCTCACGGCTCCGCGGCGGAAGGGAAGCGAAGCCGAGCCGGTTGCGGACACGCAGCCGGCTCGCTATGCAGGGCGGCTTGCTGCGGGAGGCATGCCGTGA
- a CDS encoding flavin reductase family protein — MTDKDLHYYEPAKGHGLKHDPFNAIIAPRPIGWIASRDAKGHVNLAPYSFFNAFCYTPPIIGFSSTNWKDTVGNIEATKEFVWNLATMDLAKQMNATAAHVGPEVDEFKIAGLTAMPGRLVNVPRVGESPVAFECRLSDIVRLKGADGRHADAWLTLGEVVAVHIDKAFIKDGVYQTAAARPIVRAGRRGDYFEIKPENMFEMVRPD; from the coding sequence GTGACCGACAAAGACCTGCACTACTACGAGCCCGCCAAGGGCCATGGCCTCAAGCACGATCCCTTCAACGCCATCATCGCGCCACGGCCGATCGGCTGGATCGCCTCGCGTGACGCCAAGGGCCACGTCAACCTCGCGCCCTACAGCTTCTTCAACGCTTTCTGCTACACCCCGCCGATCATCGGCTTCTCCTCCACCAACTGGAAGGACACCGTCGGCAATATCGAAGCGACAAAAGAGTTCGTCTGGAATCTCGCCACCATGGACCTGGCGAAACAGATGAACGCAACGGCCGCCCATGTCGGCCCCGAGGTCGACGAATTCAAGATCGCGGGGCTCACCGCCATGCCCGGCAGGCTCGTCAACGTGCCGCGCGTCGGCGAAAGCCCGGTCGCCTTCGAATGCAGGCTGTCCGACATCGTGCGCCTCAAGGGCGCCGATGGCCGGCACGCCGATGCCTGGCTGACGCTCGGCGAGGTCGTCGCCGTCCACATCGACAAGGCCTTCATCAAGGACGGCGTCTACCAGACGGCCGCAGCCCGTCCGATCGTCCGCGCCGGCCGGCGCGGCGACTACTTTGAGATCAAGCCGGAAAACATGTTCGAGATGGTCAGGCCGGATTGA
- a CDS encoding TetR/AcrR family transcriptional regulator — protein sequence MTLVSEHIEGDTRERILEVAERLFRQLGYQKTTVGDIAKELRMSPANVYRFFESKKAIHQAVARGLMGEVELEAQRIVRGPGPVRDRFRQLLTTIHRMNTERYVGDSKLHEMVEIAMQEDWDVCVAHMECIASIIGQVIAQGVASGEFEAPDLQLASLCACTAMMRFFHPQMIAQCATKPGPTIDQMIDFVIAGLSPRS from the coding sequence ATGACACTGGTTTCGGAACATATCGAAGGCGACACCCGGGAGCGCATCCTCGAGGTGGCCGAGCGGCTGTTCCGCCAGCTCGGCTACCAGAAGACGACTGTCGGCGACATCGCCAAAGAGCTCCGAATGAGCCCGGCCAACGTCTATCGCTTCTTCGAATCGAAGAAGGCGATCCATCAGGCGGTGGCGCGGGGGCTGATGGGCGAGGTCGAGCTGGAAGCGCAGCGGATCGTGCGCGGGCCGGGTCCGGTGCGCGACCGCTTCCGGCAGCTCCTGACCACCATCCATCGCATGAACACCGAGCGTTATGTCGGTGATTCCAAGCTGCATGAGATGGTCGAGATCGCGATGCAGGAGGACTGGGACGTCTGTGTCGCCCATATGGAGTGCATCGCTTCGATCATCGGCCAGGTGATCGCTCAGGGCGTCGCCTCCGGCGAATTCGAGGCGCCGGACCTGCAACTGGCCTCGCTCTGCGCCTGCACCGCGATGATGCGCTTTTTCCACCCCCAGATGATCGCCCAATGCGCCACCAAGCCGGGCCCGACCATCGACCAGATGATCGATTTCGTCATCGCAGGCCTGTCCCCGCGTAGCTGA
- a CDS encoding efflux RND transporter permease subunit, whose product MKRFNLSAWAVSHPTLVLFLMLVLGVAGFFSYQKLGRAEDPFFTVKVVNVSVIWPGATAQEMQTQVADPIEKKLQELPYFEKVQTYSKPAFTALQVTFRDSTPPKDVPYLFYLLRKKLVDVQGQLPSGILGPVVNDEFSDVDSILYMMTGDGADYAQLKKTAEGFRQHLLKVPGVTKVDIYGTQDERIYVEFSHAKLATLGITPQALFDSLAKQNNVTPAGTVETSSQRVPLRVTGALDGAKAVAETPVESNGRVFRLGDIATVTHGYVDPPSFTVRQEGKPAIGIGVVTAKGANILELGKDVEKATAEFMKAVPQGIDVELIADQPKVVEHAVGEFVHSFIEALAIVLFVSFVALGWRTGIVVALSVPLVLGIVFIVMNSMSLDLHRISLGALIIALGLLVDDAIIAVEMMVVKMEQGWDRIRAASFAWESTAFPMLTGTLVTAAGFLPIGFANSAVGEYAGSIFWIVAIALVASWFVAVIFTPYIGVKLLPNVKLHHTHDPHAVYETRMYRGLRAIVQWCVNHRITVVVATVGVFAASIVGFGHVQQQFFPLSERPELFLQLRLPEGTAFNVTEKAVKDAEKLLKDDQDIATYTAYVGQGSPRFWLGLNPQLPNEAFAEIVIVAKGVEARERIKAKLENAVADGALNEARVRVDRFNFGPPVGFPVQFRVIGPDPNKVREIAYQVRDVMRQNKNVKDVQLDWNEQSPYLKLVVDQDRARAMGLTPQEVSQSLAMLISGAQVTTVRDGIEKVGVVARAIPSERLDLAHVGDLTITSRNGVAVPLQQIAKIEYSHEEPILWRRNRDMAITVRSDVVDGVQAPDVTSQITPKLQQIKDSLEPAYRIEPGGAFEESAKGNASIFILFPVMVMVMLTLLMIQLQSFSRLILVFLTAPLGIVGASLGLNVANQPFGFVALLGLIALAGMIMRNTVILVDQIETDVSHGLTRREAIVEATVRRARPVVLTALAAILAMIPLSRSAFWGPMAITIMGGLFVATFLTLLYLPGLYALWFRKSLDEAGTAEQPEAAPQHGTDAEPAFPLAEAAE is encoded by the coding sequence ATGAAGCGCTTCAACCTTTCCGCCTGGGCCGTCAGTCATCCGACGCTGGTGCTGTTCCTGATGCTCGTCCTCGGCGTCGCCGGCTTCTTCTCCTATCAGAAGCTCGGCCGCGCCGAGGATCCGTTCTTCACGGTGAAAGTGGTCAACGTCTCCGTGATCTGGCCGGGCGCGACCGCGCAGGAAATGCAGACCCAGGTCGCCGATCCCATCGAGAAGAAACTCCAGGAGCTGCCATATTTCGAGAAGGTGCAGACCTACTCGAAGCCCGCCTTCACCGCGCTGCAGGTGACGTTCCGCGACTCCACGCCACCGAAGGACGTGCCGTATCTCTTCTATCTCCTGCGCAAGAAGCTCGTCGACGTGCAGGGCCAGTTGCCGTCGGGCATTCTCGGGCCCGTCGTCAATGACGAGTTCTCCGACGTCGATTCCATCCTCTACATGATGACCGGCGATGGCGCCGACTATGCGCAGCTCAAGAAGACCGCCGAAGGTTTTCGCCAGCACCTCCTTAAAGTGCCCGGCGTGACCAAGGTCGACATCTATGGCACGCAGGACGAGCGTATCTATGTCGAGTTCAGCCACGCCAAGCTCGCGACCCTCGGCATCACGCCGCAGGCGCTGTTCGATTCGCTCGCCAAGCAGAACAACGTGACCCCGGCCGGCACGGTCGAAACCTCCTCGCAGCGCGTGCCGCTGCGTGTCACAGGTGCGCTCGACGGTGCCAAGGCGGTTGCCGAAACTCCGGTCGAGAGCAACGGCCGCGTGTTCCGTCTCGGCGACATCGCCACAGTCACCCATGGCTATGTCGATCCGCCCAGCTTCACCGTCCGCCAGGAGGGCAAGCCCGCGATCGGCATCGGCGTCGTCACGGCCAAAGGCGCCAACATCCTCGAACTCGGCAAGGACGTCGAGAAGGCGACTGCGGAATTCATGAAGGCGGTGCCGCAGGGCATCGACGTCGAGCTGATCGCCGACCAGCCCAAGGTGGTCGAGCATGCGGTGGGCGAGTTCGTGCATTCGTTCATCGAGGCGCTCGCGATCGTCTTGTTCGTCTCTTTCGTTGCGCTCGGCTGGCGTACCGGCATCGTGGTCGCGCTGTCCGTGCCGCTGGTGCTCGGCATCGTCTTCATCGTCATGAACTCGATGTCGCTCGACCTGCATCGCATCTCGCTCGGTGCGCTGATCATCGCGCTCGGCCTCCTGGTCGATGACGCCATCATCGCGGTCGAGATGATGGTTGTGAAGATGGAGCAGGGCTGGGACCGCATCCGCGCCGCGTCCTTTGCCTGGGAATCCACTGCGTTTCCGATGCTCACGGGAACGCTGGTCACGGCCGCTGGCTTCCTCCCCATCGGTTTTGCCAATTCGGCGGTCGGCGAATATGCCGGCAGCATCTTCTGGATCGTGGCGATCGCACTGGTCGCCTCCTGGTTCGTGGCGGTGATCTTCACGCCCTATATCGGCGTCAAGCTGCTGCCCAACGTCAAGCTGCACCACACCCACGATCCACACGCGGTCTACGAGACGCGCATGTACCGCGGCCTTCGCGCCATCGTGCAATGGTGCGTCAACCACCGCATCACGGTGGTGGTCGCGACCGTCGGCGTCTTCGCCGCCTCGATCGTCGGCTTCGGCCACGTGCAGCAGCAGTTCTTCCCGCTGTCCGAGCGGCCCGAGCTGTTCCTCCAGCTCCGCTTGCCGGAAGGCACCGCATTCAACGTCACCGAAAAGGCGGTGAAGGATGCCGAGAAGCTGTTGAAGGATGACCAGGACATCGCGACCTACACGGCCTACGTCGGGCAGGGCTCGCCGCGCTTCTGGCTCGGCCTCAATCCGCAGCTGCCGAACGAGGCCTTTGCCGAGATCGTCATCGTCGCCAAAGGTGTCGAGGCGCGCGAGCGCATCAAGGCGAAGCTCGAGAACGCCGTTGCCGACGGCGCGCTCAATGAAGCCCGTGTCCGCGTCGACCGCTTCAATTTCGGTCCACCGGTCGGCTTCCCCGTGCAGTTCCGCGTGATCGGCCCCGATCCCAACAAGGTGCGCGAGATCGCCTATCAGGTGCGCGACGTCATGCGTCAGAACAAGAACGTCAAGGACGTCCAGCTCGACTGGAACGAGCAGTCGCCGTATCTCAAGCTCGTCGTCGACCAGGATCGCGCACGTGCGATGGGCCTCACCCCGCAGGAGGTCTCGCAGTCGCTCGCGATGCTGATCTCGGGTGCGCAGGTGACGACCGTACGTGACGGCATCGAGAAGGTCGGCGTGGTCGCCCGTGCGATCCCGTCCGAGCGGCTCGATCTCGCCCATGTCGGCGATCTCACCATCACCTCGCGTAACGGCGTCGCCGTGCCGCTCCAGCAGATTGCCAAGATCGAATACTCCCACGAGGAGCCGATCCTGTGGCGGCGCAACCGCGACATGGCGATCACCGTGCGCTCCGACGTCGTCGACGGCGTGCAGGCGCCCGACGTCACCAGCCAGATCACGCCGAAGCTGCAACAGATCAAGGACAGCCTCGAGCCGGCCTACCGCATCGAGCCCGGCGGCGCGTTCGAGGAATCAGCCAAGGGCAACGCCTCGATTTTCATCCTCTTCCCGGTGATGGTCATGGTGATGCTGACGCTGCTGATGATCCAGCTCCAGAGCTTCTCGCGCCTGATCCTGGTGTTTCTCACCGCGCCGCTCGGCATCGTCGGCGCATCCCTCGGGCTCAACGTCGCCAACCAGCCGTTCGGCTTCGTGGCACTGCTCGGCCTGATCGCGCTTGCCGGCATGATCATGCGCAACACGGTCATTCTGGTCGACCAGATCGAGACCGACGTCTCCCACGGCCTGACCCGGCGCGAGGCGATCGTGGAAGCGACCGTCCGGCGCGCGCGCCCGGTGGTGCTGACCGCGCTCGCGGCGATCCTTGCCATGATCCCGCTGTCGCGCTCGGCGTTCTGGGGCCCGATGGCGATCACCATCATGGGCGGATTGTTCGTTGCGACCTTCCTGACGCTCCTGTATCTGCCGGGCCTCTATGCCCTGTGGTTCCGCAAGAGCCTCGACGAGGCTGGAACGGCCGAGCAGCCGGAAGCTGCACCGCAGCATGGCACCGATGCCGAACCCGCATTTCCGCTTGCTGAGGCTGCTGAATAG
- a CDS encoding efflux RND transporter periplasmic adaptor subunit, with product MFVRSILSSYSRLLAGASLALMAVALAGCNDTVAQKAEPPRPVLVATAHYEADTPERSFVGTIKPRIESDLGFRVAGKVAKRLVEVGQTVEEGQPLATLDEVDLKLQAEQAVAEQTAATGVLAQAAAAEQRAKDLKAKGWTTDAQMDSSRASADEARARLDRAVRSVELTKNSLSYATLVADARGVVTATLIEPGQVVAAGQASIRVARFAEKEAVVAIPETLVGRAKSGVASVTLWSEPDKKYTARLREIAPAADPATRTYLAKFSMPDADDKVALGMTATLTLSDAATERVARLPLSALFNEGGKPSFYVVDDNGAVALKPVTVKSYESNDVVVTGGVEEGAKIVALGVQKLDPSMKVRIVSSLSF from the coding sequence ATGTTCGTCCGGTCGATTTTATCGAGCTATTCCAGGCTCTTGGCAGGTGCTTCGCTGGCCCTGATGGCCGTGGCGCTGGCCGGATGCAATGACACTGTGGCGCAAAAGGCCGAGCCACCGCGGCCGGTTCTGGTCGCAACCGCCCATTACGAGGCTGACACGCCGGAGCGGAGCTTCGTCGGCACCATCAAGCCCCGGATCGAAAGCGACCTTGGGTTCCGCGTCGCCGGCAAGGTAGCCAAACGCCTCGTCGAAGTCGGGCAGACCGTCGAGGAGGGCCAGCCGCTCGCGACCCTCGATGAGGTCGATCTCAAGCTCCAGGCCGAGCAGGCCGTGGCCGAGCAGACGGCCGCGACCGGCGTGCTGGCCCAGGCCGCCGCCGCCGAGCAGCGCGCCAAGGATCTGAAGGCCAAGGGCTGGACCACAGACGCGCAGATGGATTCGAGCCGCGCATCGGCCGACGAGGCCCGCGCGCGCCTGGACCGCGCCGTGCGCTCGGTCGAGTTGACCAAGAACTCCCTTTCCTATGCGACGCTGGTTGCCGACGCCCGTGGCGTTGTCACCGCAACGCTGATCGAGCCCGGCCAGGTGGTCGCCGCGGGCCAGGCTTCGATCCGCGTCGCCCGCTTTGCCGAGAAGGAAGCGGTCGTCGCGATTCCTGAGACGCTGGTCGGACGCGCCAAGTCGGGCGTCGCCAGCGTCACTCTTTGGTCGGAGCCCGACAAGAAGTACACGGCGAGGCTGCGCGAGATCGCGCCTGCCGCCGATCCGGCTACACGCACCTATCTCGCAAAGTTCTCGATGCCCGATGCCGACGACAAGGTCGCGCTCGGCATGACCGCGACGCTGACGCTGTCGGACGCCGCGACCGAGCGCGTCGCGCGGCTGCCGCTGTCGGCGCTGTTCAACGAAGGCGGCAAGCCCTCCTTCTACGTCGTCGACGACAACGGCGCCGTCGCGCTGAAACCAGTCACGGTGAAATCCTACGAGAGCAATGACGTCGTCGTCACTGGTGGCGTGGAGGAGGGCGCGAAGATCGTGGCCCTCGGCGTGCAGAAGCTCGATCCGAGCATGAAGGTCCGGATCGTGTCGTCGTTGTCGTTCTAG